GGACGACAGGATAAATCAAATGATCTCTCAGAACTGGGTCTCAGAGCCAAGAACTGGGGGTAAGGAGTGCAGGTGGTGGCTACACCTGCACTGGTGATTCCAACAGAATAGCCATGCGCAGTTAGGGTGGTAAAAAGTGGATACATAAACGGCCCCATTTCTCACTGATGAAagaaccccccatcccatcctgcTTCCTATAACAAAAGCACTGTGAGGCAAAGGGAGGAGCAGCTAAAGTACTTGGGACCTCCTTGTCAAAGAAGGCATCCACGACCATCTTACGGTGTGGATGGAGCTCACTACACAGGTACTAGGTCTCTCTGATAGATTCGTCAGGTGGGCAAAGGAATTTCTCCAGGAAAGGCGGGGGGCAGGGAACGGGATGGAAACCCTCATGTGGAGGAAGCTCTGGGATGGAGAATCTTTTCTGTCCAAAGCCTTTTGGGAAGGTGAGGCGCCTATGTTTACTGTCTTTGCTTCTATCAAGTGCCTGAGGGTGACCAGATTTCGCCACGCTAGGGAGAAGGATCTTGGTCATGGTTTAGCAGGGGTTGGGGGTTCCGCAGTGGGCATGTGAAGGAAGGAATGGTTGCGGAGTGATGAGCAGCACTCTATTGTATGGAAGTCTCCTACCTGGGACAGAGACCTCTTCCAGGGACTGGGAGGTGCTTGAATTGAGGGGGAGGGGCTAGGGATAGACGGTCTCGTCCTGGCAGCTCTTCCTCGCTGGTCAAAGCCCTCAGGCCGCCCTACTTGTGCACTGACCTGAGCTAATCTAAAAATACCGCAGGGGAGGTAGAGACTGGGGTTCCCAGTGAGAAAGAGTCTccagaggggagaagaggagcaggagtCGGTTTCATTTCTGTCAGCTTTCTAAGGCCCAGTGACAACGACGCTTCTCCTTTAACTAGACTGGGACTGCTGCTGGTCCCATCTCGTGGTTTGCTGCTTATAAGTTTGAGAGAGAACCCAGCTGGGGACGTAGACAGGGGCCCACAGAAAGCAACCGCAGCTGACCCGTACCTCCTGGAGACTACAAAGGAGCTCACGCCAGCACGGACGTAGGCAGCTCCATTCAGAAGCACCAGCTCGGCAATGAAACTCGGCTGCGCAGCAAACCACACACGGAATACGCACGGTTACCAAAGCTCACGCTCAGAGTTCACTCAGCGCCAGCCCACAGCGGTATCTGATGCGATGTCTTTGTCTCTGGATCTCTTTCGTCTTCGTGCTCGCGCGCACACGCACGACACTCAACAGAAACATCCAAGCTCTCGCACTCCGGGGGGCGGTGATCCCAGCCTGGCTGAGCGCACCCATGTTTCTGAGAGCTCTGGTTCGCAAGGCTGTAAGCTCGCCTTTCGTCTATCCTGACCTTCTCAGATAAACGTTTGCTTACCGAGGGGGCGAGAGAGCATCCTCAGAATCCTGTTCTTTctgagggggggggagagagagagagagagagaggaagagaggaagagaggaagagaggaagagaggaagagagagagagaaagagagagagagagagagagaggaagagaggaagagaggaagagagagaggaagagagggaaggagagagaggggggagggagggagggagagagggagagaaagagagagNNNNNNNNNNagagagagagagagagagagagagagagatagagagagagagagcaaaggctAGCCTTTCGACTGCACTCTGCGTGTCTGCACCATCTCCTACCGTGGCATCCCTGGACGGCAGAAACAGCTCAGGTGCTCCAACCTGGGGCTGAGCTTCTTTAAAAGTGATCCAAGATAGTCACTTCTGTCATCAGGTTGGACTTGCAGAACAAGTGATAGATTGCAGAGACACGAACAGCTTGCTCAGCTAGAGACTCTCACCTGTCCTGATGGTCATCGGACGGTTAGCCAGAGGATCCGGGGCCCCGCACAGCTCGGGGACTCTGGAAGATAGTTCCGAGGGTGGGGACCTTCGAGAACCAGCCCACGCCGAACTCCTCCCTCCTTGTGGTGGCTGCGAGGTGGGACGGGCCAGGACGTCCGCTTAGCACCTCCTCCAGAAATGCAGCACTTGGGGGGCCCCCACCCCTTCGCGCGCTCCTTCCCACCGTCCTCCCAAGGGTGCACTTCTCCAGCCTCTGGCGCACTTCCGAAACCATCCGTGTCCCCCTTCCCTGGTCCCCGGCCCTATCTGACGCCCCCTGGTCTGGACAGcatctccccctctctgccctccGCCCACGCACCGCCTGACTCCGAGGGGTGCGAGCGCATTGGGCTGCGCCCGCGTGGGGGCGCCGCGCCAGCCTCGCGTAGCTGTTCTGACGCTGCCGTCGCCGCCGCCCTCCGCAGCCCAGCCGGCACCCGCACCAGCTCTGCAGTGCACTCGTCGCCTCTCGGGCCGGTCCCACCAAGAGCCAGACTGTCGTGACCGGGGGGCCAGCCTCGAACGTCAGGCGCGAGGGTCATGAGCCAGAGCGCCCTGGGGCGCCGCGCCGAGATCCAGCGGAGATAGCGGCCCTCGCTGCCTTGACGCGCGTCCGCCGCGTCCCCAAACCCTTCTGTCCTTTTCTCCCGCCCCGCCGCCGCCATGGCCACCCTGCTCCGCAGCAAGCTGACCAATGTGGCCACCTCCGTGTCCAACAAGTCCCAGGCCAAGGTGAGCGGCATGTTTGCCAGGATGGGATTTCAGGCAGCCACGGATGAGGAGGCGGTGGGCTTCGCGCACTGCGACGATCTCGACTTTGAGCATCGCCAGGGCCTGCAGATGGATATCCTGAAATCGGAAGGCGAGCCCTGCGGGGATGAGGGCGCAGAACCTCCCGTCGAGGGAGACATTCATTACCAGCGGGGTGGCGCTCCCCTGCCACCCTCGGGCTCCAAGGACCAGGCCGTGGGAGCTGGTGGGGAGTTCGGAGGTCACGACAAGCCCAAGATCACGGCGTGGGAAGCGGGCTGGAACGTGACAAATGCCATTCAGGTGAGCGCGGGATCCCCAAATGTGCTTGCCATCACCCCCACCTGAACTGTCCTTGCCAGACTCCGCCCCCACACAAACCCCGCAGAAGTCTAGGTTTCAGTGCCGCCTTCCCCCAGGACTGGGTAAtttatctccccttctctgaccttcctAGCCATAGGGATCTACGCCCCCAGGTGGTGTTCTGCTCAGATCCATTCTCTTACTGTCCCTGCTACAGGACAGCATGGCTgaggtttggggtgggggtgggggacacaaATCCAAAGACCCTGCAAAAGCTGGAGACATGGGGAAGAGCGGGGGTGATGGGGGCGGAGAGACgaagaatgaaggagaaagaaaatcaggatCCGAAGGAAGAGTTAGCCTTGAGCTCCAGAACGGAGGAGTCCCAGCTGCATTTTCGGAGGACAGAGTGAAAGAGCCAAGCTGGGAGTCTCCTCCTCCTGACACATACAGAAGTCATGCACGCGGACGGGGCAGACGGGTACCCACAGTCCCCTTTCTCACTAACAAACAGGCATATGACGTGCATCTATTTATAGTTCGCAGGGTTACCCTAAATGCACTTGCCTACTCCCCAAGATGCTCTGCAATAGCGGCAATACCTTTACACAGCAAATACCTCTGCATTAGCTTAATCttacgcgtgtgcacacacacacacacacactcaggcagaCAGCACCCACTTGGCTGTTGCAGCTCTGTTGGAGACAGATAGATACAGGCGGGTACATGGGAACGTCTATGGTCAGAGATACGAAGCTGCGCAGACTAGTTCCTCTCGCCCGAAATCCCGGCTGCACCGCAGAAGCCCCAGAGCCTCCTCAAAAGAGGGCCAAGCTGCTCCAGGGGCTGAGAACGGCCCTAGGCCTTCAAACCCGCCACCTATAACCTCTAATCCGAACCCCAGTCCCAGTCCCGCTCCCACCAGGAACGCCGCACTCCTCCGCTGAAGGATTTGGAGTTCACAAAACGACCCTTGGGGCTGGCAGGGGTTGGTGGGTTCCAACCTCTGGGAGGGAGGAGGCCTCGATTCTGGGTGCCCCTGGGCTCTGTGTCTTGGCTCCCTAGCATCTCTGGGGTGTCGACTCGTTAAGACAGAGAACATAGGTTTCTTAGGGGTGGAAGGCGACTGCTGAGTTTCTCTGGACCATAAACCCAGCGGGATGCCAAGGGGTCTGATCCCGAGGCACTTCCCACTCCAGGTGCTGCTGAGACAGACAGCCTTGGCAGAATGCAGGACAGGGTTGGATCCGCAAGGCCTTTGCTGGTGTAGGGTGCTTGTCCTTGGGCCTTTCAAGGTTCTGTTCAAGGTTCATAGAAAGGCCGGGCGGTAGGCTGGGGTTTGGCAGGCCTCCGGAAATCCTCTATTTCGTTAGCTTTTCTTCCCCCAGGTACATTAGAAACCATATTGCGCAGCTTTTGGCCCTCCCCTCTCCTGGGTTTCTAGAGACCTGCTGGCTTAGGCTTCCTGCAGCGTCGGGCTTGTGGGGTGGAAGGGTCTCTACTCTGGTCCCCTGCGCAGATCCCACTTAATACCCCTCTTAGGGCTTCCCAACTGCAGCCTGTCTAAGGGGTTCTTATTTCCAAGTCCACATCTCCACCCGGTCTCCGTTCCCCCACGACCCTGTGCCTTCTACCCACAGCGTCTGcgtctttccttcctttctggctTCCTTCCGTTTGCAACCGGTTCCTCTCTACCGGATCTCGACTCCTCTGGTTTGACCCTTAGACCTTCGTGGTTTTCTCGTTAATGAGCACCCAATTCCAGTCCACCTTAAATCCAGTGTTCAGTTCTCCAGACCTTTTCAAAAGCGCCCTTCTGGGTCCACTCTTCTAGTCCCTGTTATCCATCCCCTCTCCTGGCTGTATCCCCAGAAACCGTCTGTGAAGATCTCTACATTCCCCTCTTCCCTCAGCCCATATTCCCCTGGCACCTGGCTTCCTTCTGACTTAAACCTCAGATTGGGCATTAAGGTCCCTTTCCCAAGGATTCACCCTCATTCTCTCGTCCTAAAGGCTTTGGCACAAGTCTGTCTCCATCTAGCGCCCCCTAGCGATAGTTTTGGGTTATACCCTAGGGTCCCCTTTCAAGAGAATCAGCTGAGCTCCTGGGTCTGGTTGCCTCTTTGCACCACAGGGCATGTTCGTGCTGGGCCTACCCTACGCCATCCTCCACGGCGGCTACCTGGGGTTGTTCCTCATCATCTTCGCCGCGGTGGTGTGCTGCTACACCGGCAAGATCCTCATCGCGTGCCTGTACGAGGAGAACGAGGACGGTGAGGTGGTGCGCGTGCGGGACTCGTATGTTGCCATAGCTAACGCGTGCTGCGCTCCCCGATTCCCCACGCTGGGCGGCCGCGTGGTCAATGTGGCGCAGATCATCGAGCTGGTAATGACGTGTATCTTGTACGTCGTGGTGAGCGGCAACCTCATGTACAACAGTTTCCCGGGGCTGCCGGTGTCGCAGAAGTCCTGGTCCATCATAGCCACGGCGGTGCTACTGCCCTGCGCCTTCCTGAAGAATCTCAAGGCCGTGTCCAAGTTCAGTCTGCTGTGCACGCTGGCCCACTTCGTCATCAACATCCTGGTCATCGCTTACTGTCTCTCTCGCGCGCGTGACTGGGCCTGGGAGAAGGTGAAGTTCTACATCGACGTCAAGAAGTTTCCCATCTCCATCGGCATCATCGTGTTCAGCTACACGTCGCAGATCTTCCTGCCCTCGCTCGAAGGCAACATGCAGCAGCCCAGCGAATTCCACTGCATGATGAACTGGACACACATCGCCGCCTGCGTGCTCAAGGGTCTCTTCGCGCTCGTCGCCTACCTCACCTGGGCCGACGAGACCAAGGAAGTCATCACGGATAACCTGCCCGGCTCCATCCGCGCCGTGGTCAACCTCTTCCTGGTGGCCAAGGCGCTGCTGTCCTACCCGTTGCCCTTCTTCGCGGCCGTCGAAGTGCTGGAGAAGTCTCTCTTCCAGGAAGGCAGTCGAGCCTTCTTCCCCGCCTGCTACGGAGGCGACGGTCGCCTCAAGTCCTGGGGGCTGACGCTGCGCTGCGCGCTGGTGGTCTTCACGCTGCTCATGGCCATCTACGTGCCACACTTCGCGCTGCTCATGGGCCTCACGGGCAGCCTCACGGGCGCcggcctctgcttcctgctgcccAGCCTCTTCCACTTGCGCCTTCTGTGGCGCAAGCTGCTGTGGCACCAGGTCTTCTTCGATGTGGCCATCTTCGTCATCGGCGGCATCTGCAGTGTGTCCGGCTTCGTGCATTCACTCGAGGGCCTCATCGAGGCCTACCGAACCAACGCAGAGGACTAGGGGGCGGGGACCCTGCCCCCCAGCTCCCTCCCcgcccacccccactccccatcatccccacccccgcccccactcccagccccctGCGCCGTCGCGCTAGGGAGGCCGAGCTTTAAACACCTCCGGTTCCTTGTTGCTGATTATTCGGGGAccgggtgggggagggaggggatagACATCCAAGGTCCACTGCGTCTGCGTTTCTGTCGTCCTTTCTAGTCCACATCGCCCTGATTTGGGGGGAGGGAGCGGAGCGTATTAGTGAAGGGTATTTTCTGTCCTTCCCGGAAcaccccactaccaccacctaaCTTTGGCTCCAGTCAACGGTGgtagtgggaagggaggggaaaggggagcaaGCAGTTCGCGGGCTCTGAAACTTgaccttgggggtggggtggggaccaTTTCACAGCCATTCAGTGCTTGGAATCTACAGCGTCCAGCCATTTCCAGCAAGATCGCTCCCCATGCCCTAGACATTTCAACCTTGCGGCCTGAGAGGCTGACCGGGAAATCCATTTCGGGCGGGCGACTTCCCTCTGGAGAAGCCGTGGCAGGGGCCCCCCCGTTTGCCTGCCAGTTTTCAGGAACCCAAACTCATCTTGTGCAATGTATCTGGTTGTGGAACTGTATACTGTGCGTGTGGTGTGCTCGTGGTGAATAAGATGAAAtgtatatcagaaaaaaaatctatctctAATTTAGAGTGCGGTGCATAATAATTATATCCgcaaataaagaagaaacaaaggcgTCTCTGGCCTCCTGCTCACGGCCGCCCAGCGCAGTGGTAAGAGGGAGGCAGATGATGGGGGACATCCAGATCTTGACAAGGAAAACAGCGGAAGCAAGGAGCAACTGTGGTTAAAGGGTCCTGGGAGAAATAAGTTGGTTCGCTCTGGTGTGTTAGGAATGAAAGAGCTAAGGGGCCCCGTAGGATGCGTAGCAAAACGTGATGGGTTCTTTCTGCATCCAACCCTAAAGTGGGAGGGGTGCAACTTTACTGAACTATTTATTGGGGCTAGGGCTGTGTTGGGTAACAGAGCAAACTCTTAGCTTACAGTGaggggtggagtgtgtgtgtgtgtggggggggggtggatttCAGGGAGAGGGGAAAGCCAGACAAACTACCGAAAGCATAAATTCTTAGTGGGACTGCAAACTGTGAAGTGACCGATACAGGAGTGGGTTATGGATTTTCCAGGCGCCCAGGGACCAGGAGCCAAAGCCATTGCCTTACAGGCACCTCATACCGGAAAGCACCCTGCCTCAAGCCCTGCTGGGGCGTACAGAGCTCCAGTAAACGGACTGGCCGTTTAAAACAAGCTATTGGCCTTCATTTTTTAACCCTGAGCAGCTTGGGGATGTGACTGCCTGGTTTATCCGAGGAATCGGCGACGGGGCTgctttgggtgtttttgttttcctgtgctGCCTTCAGAGGCCTCTGCCTCGGACTGCTGGGAAAGATCCGGCTACACTTTCCCTGCAGAAGCTGaaggtccccctcccccactgtgaGAGGAGTCATCATGGAGGCACCAGCTTTTAGAGTGAATCAAACGCCAAAGCCAGGTGCCATTCTCTGCAatgggggaggtgggaaggagggagacgaagagagggaggaaggagggtgagGGATGGGAAAGAGGTGTATCTATGTCTCACAAAAACCTCGGTAAATGAGTGTGCGTGTGGGATGGGTCTGTGATGACAGAGGTGAGCTGGAATCCCTGTGGTTCTGCAGTCCCAGAAcaggagtaggaggaagaaggCTGCCAAGCCGCTGTAAGAAGGCCATCTGAGATGCCTGACCCCCtccctgctttctttccctttgtcaCCGCTGCTGTATGCTGgggtgggggtttggggggggcAGCACAAACGATAGAATTCTGTTTCCGGTCCTCCATGACTAACCCAGGGAGGATGCATGACtgcccatcctcctgccttgtgTCTGTCTGCTCCTCAGTGAACCAGGAGTACTCTCAGACCCAGAGCCCACACTGCAGCCCTGAGACGAAGCTATAAAGGGTGGTATTCTGTTCCACCTTGCCAGATAGGAAAATGAGATTATCAGCAGTGGCTGCCAGCTCTGGGGGTTTTTTGCTTGCATTCCTCCAGTGGATTTTTTGCCTCCAGTCTTTGGGCTCAACATGCAGGAAGGAGCTCAAGTCTCCAAGAGCAAATCCTGATGGTGGCAGAGAGCACCCTAGAGTCAAAATGGAGTGCTACAACCTAGTGAGTGGGTCACTAATTATCAAATTAGGATTCGGGGCTCCTGGAAGAAATGTGGGCCAGATGGGGCCCATGTCCACATTTCCTCACTTCTCTCCAATGTGCGTGAATAGAGATAAAAAGCAGAAGTCCTAGCCACAGGGTACTAGCCTCAGATGTCTGGGTCCTAGGAAAACTCAGACTTTGAAGAGTTAAAGATGAGACTATGTATCAGGacctccattccccaccccccaccccatccataCACACACCCAGGGGCTTCCCATCTGTCCTTATATCCTTGTATCCTTGTCCTTATATCCTTACATCAGACGCCATTTGGTATTGACTCCAATAAGCTGCCCCTGTCTGCAGCAGAGATATGCTGGTGTTCCAGACTTGTGCCCTTGAGGAACCACGAAGGCTCGCTCGGCCAGCCACAGGGTCTACAAGCGACCCTGTCTCACCTCCCCACTGGCCAGAGCACAAGCTGCTGACCCTTAAGGATGCTTCCTTCTTTATGACTTGGGTAACTGTTTTAGGGCATACCTCAGAGTTCTTACTGTTTCTTCCCCTGccccatctccacctccacccccatcctcaTCCCTATCtccaaccccaccccatcccaatCCCACTCCTAccctcatcccatcccatccccacctccTGGAGTTAATTACTGCACCCCCATCCTCCAGTGTTCTCTGTATCCCCAGTATCACCTTGTAATAGTGGGCTCTTGCCAGACTGAACTGATGCTCTATTATGGGATATCTTGTTACACGATTCGTCCTATCTCAGAGAGTGACATGCTCCTTGCTCAAGGACCTTAGGTGGATAGACGGGAGCCAAACAGGTCCAAGGGGAACTATGAAGCCGTGGAAAGGAACCAGGCCTTGCTCTTGGGAGGAGGATCAGAGACAAGATTCAGACAGGGACTTGGACAGCGACAGGAGCTTAGCCCTGGAAATGAGTGGGGTTGAGAATGGGACAGGCTGGACATCCATCCAGGCATTCCAACTGGGGCTGGATTGACACCAGGGAACTAGCCttgagcccccaccccaccctggtgttcttttatttttccctgttGAATATTATGCaatttctaaaatacaaaaaaagaaaaaatgagaattttagaCTCCACATGGGGGTACCCATCACCCTGACATAAAGATGCTTCTTCCACATCATCCACCGCACATCTGTCCATCCAACAGTCTACCTTTGAAAGCAATGCCTTCCAAGCTCGTCCATCTGTTTCAGACTCTGATTCTTAAGTAGGAGGACCTTGATGTGACCTAGGCGTGAGAGACAGTATTAAGTCCTGGAGCCCAAGGCAAAAGCAAATAACCTTAGTTGGTTCTGTCTTTATTTCACACTTCACTCTTGTAACCACCAGACTATTGTGAATGGCAAGGTTCATTTTGCATTGCTTTtgactttaaaactattttaaaagggttggggaggtggctcCAGCAATAGAACTTTTAATGCATGGTGTGAGAGAACTTGAGTTCTGATTTCTATCATcaacataaaaagctgggcatggtggctcactctcataatcccagcactggggaggcagaggtgtggCGAGGATCCCTAAGGCTTGCTGGCCGGCCAGCATAGCTGGATtcattatctttaggtttggtgaCCGAccctttttagaaataaaatggacggagctggagagatggctcagttattaagagcttggactgctcttccagaggaactgagttcaattcccagcatgaatgctgggaataccaaccacctgtaactagcTCTAGGGGACCCAATACCctctacataaataaaaataaatccaaaagaaTAAAGTAAGTCATGGTGGtgatgcatgactttaatcccagaactcaggaggcagaggcagaggaggcagaggcagaggcagaggcagaggcagaggcagaggcagaggcagaggcagaggcagaggcagaggcagaggcagaggcagaggcagaggcagaggcagaggcagaggcagaggcaggaggatctctgagtttgaggccagcctcatttacagagtgagttctaggatagccagagctatgcagagaaaacatgccttgaaaaacaaaatacaaaatacaaaaccaaaacaaaacaaaacaaaaataaggtggaaattGATAAGGGAAGATACTTGATGCTAACTCCGTCTGACCCCAAACTCAGGAATAGTGATACACATCTGTGATCCTaccatttaggaggcagagacaggaatatttcaagttccaggccagcatggcctacagaggaagattctacctcaaaacaaacagacaaaaaaaccaaaaccaaaaattaaacaaaacagcaaaacaaacagaaatatcaatttaaagaaaaatcatgtaACTTGCTTCTTGCATTTTTTGACATCCTTTTTCAGTTTTGCTCCTGAGGTCAGTGTTTTACTTTGGCCTCATGCTATATTCCCAGCCCTGGGTGTAAGGTAAAGGCCTCATGCTATATTCCCAGCCCTGGGTGTAAGGTAAAgcctgggagaggaggaagagctcTAGAGATCTGGCTTGAACTTTTCTGACAGTCAACCAGGGACTCCACAGTGATGCAGTGCATGCCTCTACCCGCTCTCAAAGGGGACAAGAGACGTGGGCCTCCATCAGGAGCCACCCAAAAAGATACTCTACAATGCTGAGGACCCAGCTCTATGGGGTGGGGTGAAACATGGCAGAAACTGGGCGTGTGTAAAGGGGGTGAGTGGTGCtagggagggaagtggggagggtggGCACAGGAAAGGAATTTGCTTGGGCCGCACACCTGCTTCAGGGATGCCAGGGA
The nucleotide sequence above comes from Mastomys coucha isolate ucsf_1 unplaced genomic scaffold, UCSF_Mcou_1 pScaffold15, whole genome shotgun sequence. Encoded proteins:
- the Slc32a1 gene encoding vesicular inhibitory amino acid transporter encodes the protein MATLLRSKLTNVATSVSNKSQAKVSGMFARMGFQAATDEEAVGFAHCDDLDFEHRQGLQMDILKSEGEPCGDEGAEPPVEGDIHYQRGGAPLPPSGSKDQAVGAGGEFGGHDKPKITAWEAGWNVTNAIQGMFVLGLPYAILHGGYLGLFLIIFAAVVCCYTGKILIACLYEENEDGEVVRVRDSYVAIANACCAPRFPTLGGRVVNVAQIIELVMTCILYVVVSGNLMYNSFPGLPVSQKSWSIIATAVLLPCAFLKNLKAVSKFSLLCTLAHFVINILVIAYCLSRARDWAWEKVKFYIDVKKFPISIGIIVFSYTSQIFLPSLEGNMQQPSEFHCMMNWTHIAACVLKGLFALVAYLTWADETKEVITDNLPGSIRAVVNLFLVAKALLSYPLPFFAAVEVLEKSLFQEGSRAFFPACYGGDGRLKSWGLTLRCALVVFTLLMAIYVPHFALLMGLTGSLTGAGLCFLLPSLFHLRLLWRKLLWHQVFFDVAIFVIGGICSVSGFVHSLEGLIEAYRTNAED